A stretch of the Candidatus Gracilibacteria bacterium genome encodes the following:
- a CDS encoding DUF2132 domain-containing protein, with translation MILKVSIMKTHHEILHGTSLKNILEILEGEYGFEGLDSRLKMNCFANNPSLKSSLTFLKKTPWAREKVEELYVEYIRNK, from the coding sequence ATGATTTTAAAAGTTTCTATTATGAAAACTCATCACGAAATTCTTCATGGAACTTCACTCAAAAATATTCTTGAAATACTTGAGTGAGAATATGGTTTTGAGTGACTTGATAGCAGACTCAAAATGAATTGCTTCGCAAATAATCCAAGTTTAAAATCAAGTCTGACATTTCTCAAAAAAACTCCATGGGCTCGTGAAAAGGTTGAAGAGCTATATGTAGAATATATTCGAAATAAATAA